One genomic region from Salinicola endophyticus encodes:
- a CDS encoding M23 family metallopeptidase translates to MLLVATLWLWAAAGVAAPVAITFPASVEQGSMVIGRVPPGSQVRVAGHTLRVTGYGTVVFGVGRDAQGAQSIEIVTPDGRQQQASVTITPRDWPIERIDGVPPKTVSPPPKIAARIAREQAAVSAQRRRDDDRVGFAEAFIWPVKGRISGRFGNQRVYNGTPGSAHSGMDIAAATGTPVKAPASGVITFADDLYLTGGTVLLDHGYGISSNFLHLSRIDVAVGQHVTQGEVIGAVGATGRATGPHLHWGMNWFDTRIDPLLVLDRAK, encoded by the coding sequence TTGCTCCTGGTCGCGACGCTATGGCTGTGGGCCGCCGCTGGCGTGGCGGCACCGGTCGCGATCACCTTCCCCGCCAGCGTCGAACAGGGCTCGATGGTGATCGGGCGGGTGCCGCCGGGCAGCCAGGTACGGGTGGCGGGGCATACGCTGCGGGTCACTGGCTACGGCACGGTGGTGTTCGGCGTCGGCCGCGACGCCCAGGGCGCGCAGTCGATCGAGATCGTCACCCCGGATGGCCGGCAGCAGCAGGCGTCGGTGACGATCACCCCACGCGACTGGCCGATCGAACGTATCGATGGCGTGCCGCCGAAGACGGTCTCACCGCCGCCCAAGATCGCCGCCCGCATCGCCCGCGAGCAGGCCGCGGTGAGCGCCCAGCGCCGCCGCGACGACGACCGGGTCGGCTTCGCCGAGGCCTTCATCTGGCCGGTGAAGGGGCGCATCAGCGGGCGCTTCGGCAATCAGCGGGTCTACAACGGCACCCCCGGCTCGGCCCACTCGGGTATGGATATCGCCGCCGCCACCGGCACGCCGGTAAAGGCACCGGCCAGCGGCGTGATCACCTTCGCCGACGATCTCTATCTCACCGGCGGCACCGTGCTGCTCGACCACGGCTACGGCATCAGCTCCAACTTCCTGCATCTGTCGCGGATCGATGTCGCGGTGGGCCAGCACGTCACCCAGGGCGAGGTGATCGGCGCGGTGGGTGCCACCGGCCGGGCCACCGGGCCGCACCTGCACTGGGGCATGAACTGGTTCGATACGCGTATCGATCCGCTGCTGGTGCTCGATAGGGCTAAATGA
- a CDS encoding siderophore-interacting protein: protein MTALRCDATLTLTDVNNFQSRLRAFLDEYDVGYRSEGASIVVELPGGEASFTAIRVGLRLEACAATRDGLETLRSVIEHYAALFAGDNAVPLHWHGDVVAAPTFANFREMRVVKSEALSPSMRRLTLAGEDLARFDHDEEWHVRLHFPPPGLARPQWPRPTAEGATLWPPEDARAAIRYYTIRRLDRERGEVEIDFLLHAAPGPGGDFARRARPGDLCGMAGPYGRGVASAAHYLLAGDETALPAISRLLETLPAAARIEAWLEVESPADRLTLPVHPGARLHWCYRGQGHAPSEQLASAVVAALPTADSDRFVWFAGEAEVSQRLRKRLKQEFALAKGQHLVTGYWKR, encoded by the coding sequence ATGACTGCACTTCGCTGCGATGCCACACTGACGCTTACTGATGTAAATAATTTTCAATCGCGCCTGAGAGCCTTTCTGGATGAGTACGATGTCGGCTATCGCAGCGAGGGCGCCAGCATCGTGGTCGAGCTGCCCGGCGGCGAGGCGAGCTTCACCGCCATTCGGGTCGGCCTGCGCCTGGAGGCGTGTGCCGCCACCCGCGACGGCCTGGAGACGCTGCGCAGCGTGATCGAGCACTATGCGGCGCTGTTCGCCGGCGACAACGCGGTGCCGCTGCACTGGCATGGCGATGTCGTCGCTGCGCCGACCTTCGCCAACTTTCGCGAGATGCGCGTGGTCAAGAGCGAGGCGCTGTCGCCGAGCATGCGCCGGCTGACCCTGGCCGGTGAGGACCTGGCGCGTTTCGACCACGACGAGGAGTGGCACGTGCGGCTGCACTTTCCGCCGCCGGGGCTGGCGCGGCCGCAGTGGCCGCGACCGACGGCGGAGGGCGCCACGTTGTGGCCGCCGGAAGACGCGCGCGCGGCGATCCGCTACTACACCATCCGGCGCCTGGATCGCGAGCGTGGTGAGGTCGAGATCGACTTCCTGCTGCATGCGGCGCCGGGGCCGGGCGGCGACTTCGCCCGCCGCGCCCGGCCCGGTGATCTCTGCGGCATGGCCGGGCCCTACGGGCGCGGTGTCGCCAGCGCCGCGCACTATCTGCTGGCGGGGGACGAGACCGCGCTGCCGGCGATCTCACGCCTGCTCGAGACGCTGCCGGCCGCGGCGCGCATCGAGGCGTGGCTGGAGGTCGAGTCGCCGGCGGATCGGCTCACGCTGCCGGTTCACCCCGGTGCGCGCCTGCACTGGTGCTATCGCGGCCAGGGCCACGCGCCCAGCGAACAGCTCGCCAGTGCGGTGGTCGCGGCGCTGCCGACGGCGGACAGTGACCGCTTCGTGTGGTTCGCCGGCGAGGCCGAGGTCAGCCAGCGCCTGCGCAAGCGCCTGAAGCAGGAGTTCGCCCTGGCCAAGGGGCAGCATCTGGTCACGGGTTACTGGAAACGCTGA
- a CDS encoding superoxide dismutase, with protein sequence MAHSLPSLPYAYDALEPKIDAMTMEIHHSRHHQTYVNNLNAALEGTGLEDVPVDKLMADIDKVPQDKRQAVINNGGGHANHSLFWTVMSKDGGGAPTGKVAEAIDSELGGYENFKEEFKKAATGRFGSGWAWLVVTPEKKLKVINTLNQDSPLMDGLTPILGLDVWEHAYYLKYQNKRPDYIAAFFDVINWDEVNRRYAEATA encoded by the coding sequence ATGGCTCATAGCTTACCGTCACTGCCGTACGCCTACGACGCGCTGGAACCCAAGATCGATGCGATGACGATGGAGATCCACCACTCCCGTCACCATCAGACCTACGTCAACAACCTGAATGCCGCGCTGGAAGGCACCGGGCTGGAAGACGTGCCGGTCGACAAGCTGATGGCCGACATCGACAAGGTGCCGCAGGACAAGCGCCAGGCGGTCATCAACAACGGTGGCGGCCACGCCAACCACTCGCTGTTCTGGACCGTCATGTCCAAGGATGGCGGCGGTGCCCCGACCGGCAAGGTCGCCGAGGCGATCGACAGCGAGCTCGGCGGCTACGAGAACTTCAAAGAGGAGTTCAAGAAGGCGGCCACCGGTCGTTTCGGTAGCGGCTGGGCGTGGCTGGTGGTGACCCCGGAGAAGAAGCTCAAGGTCATCAACACCCTCAACCAGGACAGCCCGCTGATGGACGGCCTGACGCCGATCCTGGGTCTGGACGTGTGGGAGCACGCCTACTACCTGAAGTATCAGAACAAGCGCCCGGACTACATCGCGGCCTTCTTCGACGTCATCAACTGGGATGAGGTCAACCGCCGCTACGCCGAAGCGACCGCCTGA